A part of Pararhizobium sp. A13 genomic DNA contains:
- a CDS encoding MFS transporter produces MISTNVADWMAKKEIHYGWVVAATTFLTMLATAGAMGSAGVMIQPLHQEFGWDIADISSAMAVRLVLFGLLGPFAAAFMNHFGIRQVVSTALALIMGGIVVSLFMTEVWQLLLLWGVVIGVGTGMTALVLGATVAARWFSKRRGLVVGLMTASNATGQLVFLPILAALTEAYGWRTALALAVAVIATAMVLVLLLMRDHPADVGLPAYGDTAITKPPKQDHNLLATLVSPLVTLTSVAGNPVFWVLFGTFFVCGLSTNGLIQTHWISICGDFGMAAVTAASTLAVIGIFDFFGTILAGWLSDRYDSRVLLFWFYGLRGLSLIYLSLSGFSFVELSVFAIFYGLDWVATVPPTVKLAAENFGREKAGIVFGWVFAGHQLGAATAAFGAGYFKSDFDTYMPALQIAGLMCILAALAVMLLKKPGSATLTPQAA; encoded by the coding sequence ATGATCTCGACAAATGTCGCCGACTGGATGGCGAAAAAGGAAATCCATTATGGGTGGGTTGTGGCCGCCACCACCTTCCTCACCATGCTGGCAACCGCAGGCGCCATGGGTTCGGCCGGCGTCATGATCCAGCCACTCCACCAGGAATTCGGCTGGGATATCGCCGACATCTCCTCGGCCATGGCGGTTCGCCTCGTGCTTTTCGGCCTGCTCGGCCCGTTCGCTGCAGCCTTTATGAACCATTTCGGCATCCGCCAGGTGGTTTCGACCGCGTTGGCCCTGATCATGGGCGGCATCGTCGTATCTCTTTTCATGACCGAGGTCTGGCAGCTGCTTTTGCTTTGGGGCGTGGTGATCGGCGTCGGCACGGGCATGACGGCGCTGGTGCTGGGTGCCACCGTCGCCGCTCGCTGGTTCTCCAAGCGCCGCGGCTTGGTTGTCGGCCTGATGACGGCAAGCAATGCCACCGGCCAACTTGTCTTCCTTCCCATTCTGGCAGCGCTCACCGAGGCCTATGGCTGGCGCACCGCGCTGGCCCTGGCTGTCGCGGTCATTGCGACTGCCATGGTACTCGTCCTGCTTCTGATGCGCGATCATCCCGCCGACGTAGGCCTTCCGGCCTATGGCGATACGGCGATTACCAAGCCACCGAAGCAGGATCACAATCTACTCGCCACCCTGGTCTCGCCGCTCGTGACCCTGACAAGCGTCGCCGGCAATCCCGTCTTCTGGGTGCTGTTCGGCACCTTCTTTGTCTGCGGCTTGTCGACGAACGGCCTGATCCAGACCCACTGGATCTCGATCTGCGGTGATTTCGGCATGGCTGCCGTCACCGCCGCCAGTACGCTCGCCGTCATCGGCATCTTCGATTTCTTCGGCACGATCCTCGCCGGCTGGCTCTCGGACCGGTATGACAGCCGCGTACTGCTCTTCTGGTTCTACGGGCTGCGCGGCCTGTCGCTGATCTATCTCTCGCTTTCAGGTTTCAGCTTTGTGGAGCTGTCCGTCTTTGCAATCTTTTACGGCCTGGACTGGGTGGCAACCGTGCCGCCGACAGTGAAGCTCGCTGCGGAAAATTTCGGTCGCGAAAAGGCCGGCATCGTTTTCGGCTGGGTCTTTGCCGGCCACCAGCTGGGCGCGGCGACCGCCGCCTTCGGCGCCGGTTATTTCAAGAGCGACTTCGATACCTATATGCCGGCCCTGCAGATCGCAGGGCTCATGTGCATCCTCGCAGCCCTCGCTGTCATGCTGCTGAAAAAGCCGGGCTCCGCAACACTCACGCCCCAGGCTGCATGA
- a CDS encoding MarR family transcriptional regulator yields the protein MSNATCHCILLRKATRKVSSYYDEALAPLGVNIGQFSLLRNIRRLEPVSLTELARRVELDRSTVGRNAKVLERMELVAIGHGEDQREAVLTVTPKGHEILDKGAPLWDGVQDDIEARLGQEKTEQLRELLAAL from the coding sequence ATGTCGAACGCCACCTGTCACTGCATTCTGTTGCGCAAGGCAACTCGCAAGGTCTCGTCCTATTACGACGAGGCGCTGGCACCGCTTGGCGTCAATATCGGCCAGTTCAGCCTGCTCAGAAACATCAGAAGACTGGAGCCGGTCTCGTTGACCGAGCTTGCCCGTCGCGTCGAGCTCGATCGTTCGACCGTCGGCCGCAATGCCAAGGTGCTGGAGCGCATGGAGCTGGTCGCAATCGGCCACGGCGAGGACCAACGCGAAGCGGTTCTCACAGTCACGCCAAAAGGGCATGAAATTCTCGATAAGGGCGCTCCGCTGTGGGATGGTGTCCAGGATGATATCGAGGCCCGGCTTGGACAGGAAAAGACGGAACAATTGCGGGAGCTGCTGGCAGCTCTCTGA
- a CDS encoding sn-glycerol-3-phosphate import ATP-binding protein UgpC translates to MAAINISGVSKIYAGGVEAVKSVSIDIVDGEFIVLVGPSGCGKSTLLRMVAGLEAISKGTVEIGDRVINDVEPAERDIAMVFQNYALYPHMTVYNNLAYGLKNRGTPKAEIDARVAEAARMLEIEQYLTRKPRALSGGQRQRVAMGRAIVRKPEAFLFDEPLSNLDAKLRVTMRGEIKQLQKRLGTTSLYVTHDQLEAMTLADRLVVLNGGQIEQIGRPLDVYHTPASTFVASFIGSPAMNLLRGTREGTRLHFGSQVLESDRLSALPTELTVGMRAEDLRVARTGEQSLTMKVDYIEELGAQRLVHGTVDGKKLTAALSPEIEIADAIAVTIAPSRLHFFDATTGKRLAQSRDGLGGKREVSETLEAAVG, encoded by the coding sequence ATGGCAGCGATCAACATCTCGGGTGTTTCGAAGATCTACGCCGGCGGCGTCGAGGCGGTGAAATCCGTGTCGATCGATATCGTCGACGGCGAGTTCATCGTGCTCGTCGGCCCGTCCGGCTGCGGCAAGTCCACGCTTCTGCGCATGGTCGCCGGTCTCGAGGCGATCTCGAAGGGCACTGTCGAAATCGGCGACCGCGTCATCAACGATGTCGAGCCGGCCGAGCGCGACATCGCCATGGTCTTCCAGAACTATGCGCTCTATCCGCATATGACCGTTTACAACAATCTCGCCTATGGCCTTAAAAACCGCGGCACGCCGAAGGCCGAGATCGACGCGCGCGTCGCCGAAGCCGCCCGCATGCTGGAGATTGAGCAGTACCTGACCCGCAAGCCGCGCGCGCTCTCCGGCGGCCAGCGCCAGCGCGTCGCCATGGGCCGCGCCATCGTCCGCAAGCCGGAGGCTTTTCTCTTCGATGAGCCATTGTCCAATCTGGACGCCAAGCTGCGCGTCACGATGCGCGGCGAGATCAAGCAGCTGCAGAAGCGCCTTGGGACGACCTCGCTCTACGTGACCCACGACCAGCTCGAAGCGATGACGCTGGCCGACCGTCTGGTGGTGCTGAACGGCGGCCAGATCGAACAGATCGGCCGCCCACTCGATGTCTATCACACACCGGCCTCGACCTTCGTCGCGAGCTTCATCGGTTCTCCCGCGATGAACCTTCTGCGCGGCACGCGCGAGGGCACGCGGCTTCACTTCGGCTCGCAGGTGCTGGAAAGCGACCGCCTGTCCGCCCTGCCGACCGAACTCACCGTCGGCATGCGCGCCGAAGACCTGCGTGTCGCCCGGACGGGCGAACAGTCACTGACCATGAAGGTCGATTACATCGAGGAACTGGGCGCCCAGCGGCTGGTCCACGGCACCGTGGACGGCAAGAAACTGACGGCGGCGCTATCGCCTGAAATCGAGATCGCAGACGCCATCGCCGTGACGATCGCCCCGTCACGCCTGCATTTCTTCGACGCCACGACCGGCAAGCGGCTGGCGCAGTCGCGTGACGGTCTCGGCGGCAAACGCGAAGTTTCGGAGACGCTGGAGGCGGCTGTCGGGTAG
- the ugpE gene encoding sn-glycerol-3-phosphate ABC transporter permease UgpE, with translation MHRTKLFDHFILLFGVFIMVGPLLVALMTSSHEAADIHRNGLQILPGGHFAETYNTVLTKEGGFTGKITGLRMMMNSLILGLGFAAGKIILSMLAAYALVYFRFRFATITFWMIFTTLLLPLEVRILPSYEVMNTLHLTNTYTGLIVPLLASATGTFYFRQFFKSIPDELLEAARIDGAGPFKFFIDVIVPLSKTMMAAIFIIMFVYGWNQYLWPTLMTTDESFFTLVRGIKQILLVWVGSNIPDYNQAFALAILAMLPPVMIVMIFQRWFIKGLTESDK, from the coding sequence ATGCATCGCACGAAACTTTTCGATCATTTCATCCTGCTCTTCGGCGTCTTCATCATGGTCGGGCCGCTGCTAGTGGCGCTGATGACCTCCAGCCACGAAGCGGCCGACATCCACCGCAACGGCCTGCAGATTCTGCCAGGCGGCCATTTCGCCGAGACCTACAATACCGTGCTGACCAAAGAGGGCGGCTTCACCGGCAAGATCACCGGTCTCCGGATGATGATGAATTCGCTGATCCTCGGCCTCGGCTTCGCCGCCGGCAAGATCATCCTGTCGATGCTGGCCGCCTATGCGCTGGTCTATTTCCGCTTCCGCTTTGCGACCATCACCTTCTGGATGATTTTCACGACCCTGCTTCTGCCGCTCGAGGTGCGCATCCTGCCCTCCTACGAGGTGATGAACACGCTGCATCTCACCAACACCTATACCGGCCTGATCGTGCCGCTTCTGGCGTCAGCCACCGGCACCTTCTATTTCCGCCAGTTCTTCAAGTCGATCCCCGACGAACTGCTCGAAGCCGCCCGCATCGACGGCGCCGGGCCGTTCAAGTTCTTCATCGACGTGATCGTGCCTTTGTCGAAAACGATGATGGCGGCGATCTTCATCATCATGTTCGTCTATGGCTGGAACCAGTATCTCTGGCCGACGCTGATGACCACCGACGAGAGCTTCTTCACGCTGGTGCGCGGCATCAAGCAGATCCTGCTCGTCTGGGTCGGCTCCAACATTCCCGATTACAATCAGGCCTTTGCCCTGGCGATCCTCGCCATGCTGCCGCCGGTGATGATCGTCATGATCTTCCAGCGCTGGTTCATCAAGGGCCTGACCGAAAGCGACAAGTAA
- a CDS encoding ABC transporter permease subunit: MAIIVIFFYWPSVQAVQSSFYLEDPFGFGSTFVGLANYTDVMKSTEYLGIARFTAVFTALVTFFSLAIGLLLAVKADGVIRGNAAYKTLLIWVYAIAPPVAGLMGMMMFDQHIGPLVKFAGLFGWDIKVGLDYYDTALAMIVVSVWKQIPYNFIFFLSGLQGIPVSVREAALMDCRSGFRRFWTVILPLLAPTAFFLLIINTTYALFDTFGVIDVMVKDKAANNPITLVYKVYMDGFRGNDLGGSSAQSVILMIIVFVLTIFQFRFIERRVHYS, translated from the coding sequence ATGGCGATCATCGTCATCTTCTTCTATTGGCCTTCGGTTCAGGCGGTCCAGTCGTCCTTCTACCTTGAGGACCCCTTCGGCTTCGGCTCCACCTTCGTCGGGCTCGCCAACTATACCGACGTGATGAAATCAACCGAGTACCTCGGCATCGCCCGCTTCACCGCCGTCTTTACAGCCCTCGTCACCTTTTTCTCGCTGGCGATCGGCCTCCTGCTTGCCGTCAAGGCCGATGGCGTGATCCGCGGGAATGCCGCCTACAAGACCCTGCTGATCTGGGTCTATGCCATTGCCCCGCCGGTCGCCGGCCTGATGGGCATGATGATGTTCGACCAGCACATCGGCCCGCTGGTGAAATTTGCAGGCCTGTTCGGCTGGGATATCAAGGTCGGCCTCGACTACTATGATACTGCCCTTGCGATGATCGTCGTCTCGGTCTGGAAGCAGATCCCCTACAACTTCATCTTCTTCCTCTCCGGCCTGCAGGGTATCCCGGTTTCGGTGCGCGAGGCAGCACTGATGGACTGCCGCTCCGGCTTCCGCCGTTTCTGGACCGTCATCCTGCCGCTGCTCGCCCCGACCGCCTTCTTCCTGCTGATCATCAATACGACCTATGCCCTGTTCGACACCTTCGGCGTCATCGACGTGATGGTGAAGGACAAGGCCGCCAACAACCCGATCACGCTGGTCTACAAGGTCTACATGGACGGCTTCCGCGGCAATGATCTCGGCGGCTCCTCGGCCCAGTCGGTCATCCTGATGATCATCGTCTTCGTGCTCACCATCTTCCAGTTCCGCTTCATCGAGCGGCGCGTCCACTACAGTTGA
- a CDS encoding extracellular solute-binding protein gives MIRKFTMTGLVLAFSATSSFAATNITWWHGMAGRNGEVINEVATKFNASQTTCALTPVSKGTYEEALASGIAAFRSGEQPNILQVFDAGAATIINAKGAVIPAEDLITKAGYTFDRNAFIDGVRYFYADSEGKFVGMPFNSSAPIMYINDEALKKAGVEAPKTWEEFEAIAPKLKEAGFIPLVQSQLTWQFTENFFSRNNIQFATNNNGYDSVVDTQLKVTDPNLIMMFDKLKAWKDEGYFGFYGAGWNDNQKMFEENKAALWIGSSGSFGGLQKTAQMPFSATFLPYWGSIKGAGTSSFIGGAALFAMSGKSDEENKCVADFFQFLTSPEVQKFYHQATGYVAITKAAYELAKAEGYYNEKPAAEIGIKQLLLPAGEWSKGYRLGFYPQIREIMEREYGRIFSGEVSVKDAFDTIEKEGNELLARFAKTAG, from the coding sequence ATGATCAGGAAATTCACGATGACCGGCCTCGTGCTGGCCTTCTCCGCCACCTCCTCCTTTGCCGCGACGAACATCACCTGGTGGCACGGCATGGCCGGCCGCAACGGCGAAGTCATCAACGAAGTTGCCACCAAATTCAACGCATCGCAGACGACGTGTGCGCTCACCCCGGTTTCCAAGGGCACCTATGAGGAAGCGCTTGCTTCCGGCATCGCCGCTTTCCGTTCGGGCGAACAGCCGAACATCCTGCAGGTTTTCGACGCCGGTGCAGCGACGATCATCAACGCCAAGGGCGCCGTCATTCCGGCTGAAGACCTGATCACCAAGGCAGGCTACACGTTCGACCGCAACGCCTTCATCGACGGCGTTCGCTACTTCTATGCCGACAGCGAAGGCAAGTTCGTCGGCATGCCGTTCAACTCCTCGGCCCCGATCATGTACATCAACGACGAAGCCCTGAAGAAGGCCGGCGTTGAAGCGCCGAAGACCTGGGAAGAATTCGAAGCCATCGCTCCGAAGCTCAAGGAAGCCGGCTTCATCCCGCTCGTCCAATCGCAGCTGACCTGGCAGTTCACCGAGAACTTCTTCTCGCGCAACAACATCCAGTTCGCCACCAACAACAACGGCTATGACAGCGTCGTCGACACCCAGCTGAAGGTCACCGACCCGAACCTCATCATGATGTTCGACAAGCTGAAGGCCTGGAAGGACGAAGGCTACTTTGGCTTCTACGGCGCCGGCTGGAACGATAACCAGAAGATGTTCGAAGAAAACAAGGCTGCACTGTGGATCGGCTCCTCGGGCTCCTTCGGCGGCCTGCAGAAGACGGCGCAGATGCCGTTCTCGGCAACATTCCTGCCCTATTGGGGTTCGATCAAGGGCGCCGGCACCTCGTCCTTCATCGGCGGCGCTGCCCTCTTTGCAATGTCGGGCAAGTCGGACGAAGAAAACAAGTGCGTGGCCGACTTCTTCCAGTTCCTGACCTCGCCGGAAGTGCAGAAGTTCTACCATCAGGCAACCGGCTACGTCGCCATTACCAAGGCTGCCTACGAGCTTGCCAAGGCTGAAGGCTACTACAACGAGAAGCCGGCCGCCGAAATCGGCATCAAGCAGCTGCTCCTGCCGGCCGGCGAATGGTCGAAGGGCTATCGCCTCGGCTTCTACCCGCAGATCCGCGAAATCATGGAACGCGAATACGGCCGCATCTTCTCGGGCGAAGTCTCCGTCAAGGACGCCTTCGACACGATCGAGAAGGAAGGCAACGAACTTCTCGCCCGCTTCGCAAAGACGGCTGGTTAA
- the rsmI gene encoding 16S rRNA (cytidine(1402)-2'-O)-methyltransferase produces MEKQASGETLANEKHKSYRLHNVTVPARPLEPALYLVATPIGNLSDITLRALETLAGADVLACEDTRVTRVLLDRYGIVNRPYAYHEHNANEVGPKLLSALDEGKSVALVSDAGTPLVSDPGYRLGQIAIEAGHRVVPIPGASAPLAALVGSGLPNDAFLFAGFLPSKDKARRDRLAELATVPATLMFFESPHRIAATIVAAHDVLGGERRASVCRELTKTFEEFRRGTLAELKAFYDEGATVKGEIVLVIGPPEAPAAPEADDVDAILLKLVKDMPTGKAATEAAKQTGLNRKDLYDRLLELKDRNDA; encoded by the coding sequence TTGGAAAAGCAGGCATCGGGCGAAACACTGGCAAACGAGAAGCACAAGAGCTACCGGCTGCACAATGTCACTGTGCCCGCCCGCCCGCTGGAACCGGCGCTCTATCTTGTCGCCACCCCGATCGGCAATCTTTCCGACATCACACTTCGCGCGCTCGAAACGCTGGCCGGCGCCGACGTGCTTGCCTGCGAGGACACCCGCGTCACCCGCGTGCTGCTCGACCGCTATGGCATCGTCAACCGGCCTTATGCCTATCACGAGCACAATGCCAACGAGGTCGGGCCGAAACTGCTCTCCGCGCTTGACGAGGGCAAATCCGTCGCTCTCGTCTCCGATGCGGGCACGCCGCTGGTCTCCGATCCCGGCTATCGGCTCGGCCAGATCGCCATCGAGGCTGGTCATCGCGTTGTTCCGATCCCAGGCGCTTCCGCGCCGCTTGCTGCGCTGGTCGGCTCGGGCCTTCCCAACGATGCTTTTCTCTTCGCGGGCTTCCTGCCCTCCAAGGACAAGGCTCGCCGCGACAGGCTTGCGGAACTCGCCACCGTTCCCGCGACGCTGATGTTCTTCGAATCCCCGCACCGGATCGCCGCCACAATCGTTGCCGCCCATGATGTGCTCGGGGGCGAACGCCGGGCGTCCGTCTGCCGCGAACTGACCAAGACCTTCGAGGAATTCCGCCGCGGCACGCTGGCCGAGCTCAAGGCCTTTTACGACGAGGGTGCCACCGTCAAAGGCGAGATCGTGCTTGTCATCGGCCCGCCGGAAGCGCCCGCGGCACCGGAAGCCGACGATGTCGATGCCATTCTCTTGAAACTGGTCAAGGATATGCCGACCGGCAAGGCGGCGACCGAGGCAGCCAAGCAGACCGGCCTCAACCGCAAGGATCTTTACGACCGGTTGCTGGAGCTCAAGGACCGGAATGACGCGTGA
- the dnaN gene encoding DNA polymerase III subunit beta produces MRITLERSNLLKSLNHVHRVVERRNTIPILSNVLLRSDGASLEMKATDLDLEITEATPAQVEQAGATTVPAHLLYDIVRKLPDGSEVLLATNAEGTAMTVASGRSKFSLQCLPQSDFPDLTAGTFTNSFRIKATDLKMLIDRTQFAISTEETRYYLNGIYIHTIESKGQLKLRAVATDGHRLARADLEAPAGSEGMPGIIIPRKTVSELQKLVDNPDVVVTVEVSDAKIRLTIGSIIMTSKLIDGTFPDYQRVIPTNNDKELKIDCQSFAQAVDRVSTISSERGRAVKLALSDGQLTLTVNNPDSGSATEELPVGYDSDPLEIGFNAKYLLDITAQLSGTDAVFMLADPGSPTLVRDMAGDDALYVLMPMRV; encoded by the coding sequence ATGCGCATTACTCTCGAGCGGTCCAATCTCCTGAAGTCGCTGAACCACGTTCACCGCGTGGTCGAGCGGCGCAACACCATTCCAATCCTCTCGAACGTGCTCTTGCGCTCCGATGGTGCCAGCCTCGAAATGAAGGCGACCGACCTCGATTTGGAAATCACCGAAGCGACGCCGGCACAGGTGGAGCAGGCTGGCGCGACGACGGTTCCGGCGCATCTACTCTATGACATTGTGCGCAAGCTGCCGGACGGCTCCGAGGTCCTGCTGGCGACCAATGCCGAAGGTACGGCGATGACGGTCGCCTCCGGCCGCTCGAAATTCTCGCTGCAGTGCCTGCCGCAGTCCGATTTCCCGGATCTCACCGCCGGAACGTTCACAAATAGCTTCCGCATCAAGGCCACCGATCTGAAGATGCTGATCGATCGCACCCAGTTCGCGATCTCGACGGAAGAAACCCGCTACTATCTGAACGGCATCTATATCCACACGATCGAAAGCAAGGGCCAGCTCAAGCTGCGCGCTGTTGCGACCGACGGCCACCGTCTCGCCCGCGCCGACCTGGAAGCGCCGGCCGGTTCCGAAGGCATGCCGGGCATCATCATCCCGCGCAAGACCGTCAGCGAGCTGCAGAAGCTGGTCGACAATCCGGATGTGGTTGTCACGGTCGAGGTCTCGGATGCCAAGATCCGGCTCACCATCGGCTCGATTATCATGACCTCGAAGCTGATCGACGGCACCTTCCCCGACTATCAGCGCGTCATTCCTACCAATAACGACAAGGAACTGAAGATCGATTGCCAGTCCTTCGCCCAGGCCGTCGACCGCGTGTCCACGATCTCCTCGGAGCGCGGCCGTGCCGTCAAGCTGGCCCTTTCCGACGGGCAATTGACGCTGACCGTCAACAACCCGGATTCGGGAAGTGCGACAGAAGAACTGCCGGTCGGCTATGATAGCGATCCTCTGGAAATCGGCTTCAACGCCAAATATCTGCTCGATATCACCGCGCAGCTTTCCGGCACCGACGCCGTCTTCATGCTCGCCGATCCCGGCTCGCCGACGCTCGTCCGCGACATGGCAGGCGACGACGCGCTCTATGTTCTGATGCCGATGCGCGTCTAG